Proteins encoded in a region of the Fusarium falciforme chromosome 6, complete sequence genome:
- a CDS encoding Sulfatase domain-containing protein: MATKRPNFLVIVADDLGFSDIASFGGEIKTPNLDKLANNGIRFTDFHAAAACSPSRAMIMTGTDHHIAGLGNLIEWTNVSGQNDPNGTMSTNVQRGMPGYEGYLNERVVALPEILRDAGYQTLMAGKWHLGLTPERSPKARGFNRSFAHLPACSNHYAYEPQLEKGEESPEFLTMSVIALHSEDGEYVRKLPDGWYSSDGYGDKMLQYLKDWKEDGDERPFFAYLPFTAPHWPLQAPQEYIKKYRGVYDDGPDALRLERLQKLKNLGLIPKNIEPHPVVADEVKEWSGMTDEERANSCRAMEVFAAMVECIDVNVGKIVDYLEEVGELDNTFVCFLSDNGAEGAAYEAYPIVQGSMLQHLKKYYDNNLDNLGNGNSFIWYGPRWAQAATAPSRLYKAYTTEGGVRVPFLMKPPSSFSQTFKSNDITHQFATVMDLAPTILDMAGVKHPAPTYQGREVVSMRGRSMVPYLSGTSSRIHDKDFINGWETCGRAACRKGDWKIVFIPKPKGPERWQLYNLVRDPGEVHDLADSEPDRLRELLKLWDQYVLETGVIPLSPELGRWMAAMDEQMPENAWIEYEYWKDGARDDPKRFTKEIPRFERRVTGF, from the coding sequence ATGGCTACAAAGAGACCCaacttcctcgtcatcgtggCCGATGACCTCGGCTTCTCAGACATCGCCTCCTTTGGCGGCGAGATCAAGACTCCAAACCTCGACAAGCTTGCCAACAATGGTATTCGCTTCACAGATTTTCACGCCGCGGCAGCTTGTTCGCCATCTAGGGCCATGATCATGACTGGAACAGACCACCACATTGCCGGCCTGGGCAACCTCATCGAGTGGACCAACGTCTCCGGGCAGAATGACCCCAATGGGACCATGTCAACCAACGTTCAGCGTGGCATGCCCGGGTACGAAGGGTACCTTAACGAGAGGGTTGTTGCACTGCCTGAGATTCTGCGTGATGCTGGGTACCAGACCCTCATGGCTGGCAAGTGGCATCTTGGTCTTACGCCCGAAAGGAGTCCCAAGGCCAGGGGGTTCAACCGCAGCTTTGCCCACCTGCCGGCGTGCAGTAACCACTACGCATACGAACCACAGCTAGAAAAGGGCGAAGAATCGCCCGAGTTTCTGACCATGAGCGTCATTGCCTTGCACAGTGAGGATGGGGAATACGTCCGGAAACTACCCGACGGGTGGTACTCTTCTGATGGATACGGCGACAAGATGTTGCAATACCTCAAAGATTGGAAAGAAGACGGCGATGAGCGACCTTTCTTCGCATACCTGCCATTTACCGCCCCTCACTGgcctctccaagctcccCAGGAGTACATCAAAAAGTACCGAGGTGTCTACGACGACGGCCCAGACGCTCTTCGGCTCGAGCGCCTACAAAAGCTCAAAAATCTCGGACTCATCCCCAAAAACATCGAGCCTCACCCCGTCGTGGCTGATGAAGTCAAGGAATGGAGCGGCATGACCGACGAGGAACGCGCCAACTCTTGTCGCGCGATGGAGGTTTTTGCCGCCATGGTTGAATGCATCGACGTGAATGTGGGAAAGATTGTGGACTACCTGGAAGAGGTTGGGGAGCTTGACAATACCTTTGTGTGCTTCCTTTCAGACAACGGCGCTGAGGGTGCGGCTTATGAGGCGTACCCCATTGTTCAAGGATCCATGTTGCAGCATCTCAAAAAGTACTACGACAACAACCTGGACAACCTCGGAAATGGGAATTCATTCATTTGGTATGGCCCGCGATGGGCTCAAGCTGCTACAGCGCCGAGCAGACTCTACAAAGCATACACAACCGAGGGAGGTGTCCGCGTTCCCTTCCTGATGAAGCCACCGTCCTCCTTTTCTCAGACCTTCAAGTCTAACGACATCACGCATCAGTTCGCCACAGTCATGGATCTCGCACCGACCATCCTAGACATGGCCGGCGTAAAGCACCCTGCCCCGACCTACCAAGGCCGCGAGGTCGTCTCCATGCGTGGTAGATCCATGGTTCCCTACCTCTCCGGCACATCCTCCCGTATCCACGACAAAGACTTTATCAACGGCTGGGAAACCTGCGGCCGCGCAGCCTGCCGCAAGGGAGACTGGAAAATCGTCTTTATCCCAAAGCCTAAAGGTCCTGAGCGCTGGCAACTGTACAACCTCGTGCGCGACCCGGGAGAGGTACACGACCTTGCCGACTCCGAGCCTGACCGTCTACGAGAGCTCCTCAAACTCTGGGACCAGTACGTGCTAGAGACGGGCGTAATACCTCTAAGCCCGGAGCTGGGTCGGTGGATGGCGGCCATGGATGAGCAGATGCCCGAGAATGCGTGGATCGAGTATGAGTACTGGAAGGACGGGGCAAGGGATGATCCGAAGAGGTTTACCAAGGAGATCCCCCGGTTTGAGCGTCGTGTCACGGGATTCTAG
- a CDS encoding Ferulic acid decarboxylase 1 — MATSSPEETPKSSAQSYRRFIQELQDENNLVAIDSEVDPHLELAAIVRNLYETEDKTPLSNNVKGREENGLFRILGAPVGEIIHKIRETKRLPEVPPKEVLQDL, encoded by the exons ATGGCAACCAGCTCACCGGAAGAAACTCCAAAGTCCTCAGCTCAGAGCTACCGACGTTTCATCCAAGAACTCCAAGACGAAAATAACCTGGTAGCCATTGATTCAGAGGTTGATCCTCATCTGGAGCTCGCAGCCATCGTCCGCAACTTGTACGAAACCGAGGACAAGACACCACTCTCCAACAACGTCAAGGGCCGCGAAGAAAACGGCCTCTTTCGCATCTTGGGCGCACCTGTTGGA GAAATCATCCACAAGATCCGTGAGACCAAGAGGTTGCCCGAGGTTCCGCCTAAGGAGGTGCTTCAGGACCTGTGA
- a CDS encoding MFS domain-containing protein encodes MSTLLVGKPLDWAITATAGSGFLLFGYDQGVMSGLLTGEAFTRTFPEIDTTNGGSGSSSLQGTVVAIYEIGCFFGAIFCLLAGEYLGRRRSIMIGCVVLSIGAALQASAFGIPQMIVGRIVAGLGNGMNTSTIPVWHSELMKAKNRGRGLAVELAINIFGVMLSYWVDYGMSFVSNDSQFRFPLALQILFAVMTFFGILMLPESPRWLIAHDRHDEAREILWAVRKDARSISKDDESISRSLAEIQHAIKEEREAAQTSSFKAMLKNGEQKFLYRTLLGVGAQFAQQLSGINLITYYAPVIFQESVGMSHNLSLLLAGFNGIAYFLSSLIPIWVIDRLGRRKLMMFAAAGQCGCMAILAGTVSTGKSAPGIVAIVMLFMFNFFFAVGLLAIPWLLPAEYAPLAIRTRAAALATASNWIFTFLVVEITPVSISSIGWKTYVYFCIFNFAFIPMFYFFYPETRLLSLEQIDKLFTGDKIMLHWDHSMGVPGEVSGKNLEGESAGFEHEEKTTHETKTESL; translated from the exons ATGTCCACCCTCCTCGTGGGAAAGCCCCTCGACTGGGCAATCACCGCAACCGCAGGCTCAGGCTTCCTACTCTTCGGATACGACCAAGGGGTAATGTCAGGCCTGTTGACGGGCGAAGCGTTCACGAGGACGTTTCCCGAGATTGACACTACCAACGGCGGCAGCGGGAGTTCTTCTCTCCAAGGCACCGTCGTGGCCATTTACGAGATTGGGTGCTTCTTTGGCGCCATCTTTTGTCTTCTTGCTGGAGAGTATCTTGGACGTCGTAGGTCTATTATGATTGGGTGTGTTGTTTTGAGTATTGGGGCTGCTCTTCAGGCTTCTGCGTTTGGCATTCCGCAGATGATTGTTGGACGAATTGTTGCGGGATTGGGAAACGGCATGAACACGAGTACAATCC CCGTGTGGCACTCTGAACtcatgaaggccaagaaccGAGGTCGCGGTCTAGCCGTCGAACTAGCCATCAACATCTTTGGTGTCATGCTCTCCTACTGGGTCGACTACGGCATGTCATTCGTCTCCAACGACTCTCAATTCCGCTTCCCCCTCGCTCTTCAAATCCTCTTCGCCGTCATGACATTCTTCGGCATCCTCATGCTCCCCGAGTCTCCCCGTTGGCTCATTGCACACGACCGACATGACGAAGCCAGAGAGATTCTATGGGCTGTGAGGAAGGATGCTAGGTCGATCAGCAAGGATGATGAGTCTATTAGTCGGAGTTTGGCAGAGATTCAGCatgccatcaaggaggagcGAGAAGCTGCGCAGACGAGCAGTTTCAAGGCCATGCTGAAGAATGGAGAGCAGAAATTCCTCTATCGAACTCTCCTTGGTGTCGGCGCTCAGTTTGCGCAGCAGCTTTCTGGCATCAACCTCATCACATAT TATGCGCCCGTCATCTTTCAGGAGTCGGTCGGCATGTCTCATAACCTGAGTCTCCTCCTGGCAGGCTTCAACGGCATCGCTTACTTCCTCTCGTCTCTTATCCCCATCTGGGTCATTGACCGTCTTGGTCGCCGTAAGCTTATGATGTTTGCGGCGGCTGGTCAGTGTGGATGTATGGCTATTCTTGCTGGGACTGTATCTACTGGAAAGTCTGCACCCGGTATCGTTGCTATTGTGATGTTGTTCATGTTCA acttcttctttgccgtcGGTCTCCTCGCCATCCCCTGGCTCT TGCCCGCCGAATACGCCCCCCTCGCAATCCGAACCCGCGCCGCCGCTCTCGCCACAGCATCAAACTGGATCTTCACCTTCCTCGTTGTCGAGATCACCCCCGTCTCCATCTCGAGCATCGGCTGGAAGACGTACGTCTACTTTTGCATCTTCAACTTTGCCTTCATCCCCATGTTCTACTTCTTCTACCCCGAGACGAGACTCCTGTCGCTCGAGCAGATCGATAAGTTGTTTACTGGCGACAAGATCATGCTGCACTGGGATCACAGCATGGGTGTGCCGGGTGAGGTTTCGGGCAAGAATTTGGAGGGTGAGAGTGCTGGGTTTGAGCATGAGGAGAAGACTACGCACGAGACCAAGACAGAGTCTCTGTAG
- a CDS encoding Flavin prenyltransferase PAD1, mitochondrial — MSSNPRTPRRKRIIVALTGATGSILGIETLIALRRLDVETHLIISKWAENTLKYETDYTVANARALADTVYGCRYMAAPVASGSFQVDVIFPPVPAFYIKPSSVDDLVDHGVGRMLDLFDLDTEEFDGWDGFQKP, encoded by the exons ATGTCTTCCAACCCGCGGACCCCGAGACGCAAGAGGATCATCGTGGCGCTCACGGGCGCGACAGGTTCCATCCTTGGCATTGAGACCCTCATCGCGTTGCGCCGCTTGGACGTCGAGACGCATCTGATTATCAGCAAGTGGGCGGAGAACACGCTCAAGTATGAGACGGATTATACTGTTGCCAATGCTCGCGCCCTGGCAGATACAGTCTATGGATGTCGCTATATGGCGGCGCCCGTTGCCAGCGGGTCTTTTCAAGTCGACG TCATCTTTCCACCAGTGCCAGCATTTTACATCAAGCCATCATCTGTGGATGATTTGGTGGATCACGGTGTTGGGAGGATGCTGGACTTGTTTGACTTGGATACTGAGGAGTTTGATGGATGGGACGGGTTTCAAAAGCCATAG
- a CDS encoding AB hydrolase-1 domain-containing protein, giving the protein MTKPAATQQLIRETLELSINGLTIRLSAVRRDGPLTPILFLHGFGSTKEDYVDISLEKQFANRPFIAYDTPGTGESTMSDLSQLSMPLLVTIAESVLAHFNVGQFHLVGHSMGGLVSTLLAKKHQHSVRSFINIKGNLAPEDCFLSRQILDYPADEPETFVDDFITRTRQSPLYGNGLYASAFRGRVQTAAVRPTFESMVECTDSGNLLEAFEGFPFPRTYMFGEQYASLSYLPRLVRAGVELAEIPRSGHFVMYSNPVAMWERIAHFLSRVEHFDGKKASN; this is encoded by the coding sequence ATGACGAAACCAGCAGCTACTCAGCAACTCATCCGAGAAACACTGGAGCTTTCCATTAATGGTCTCACTATACGTCTCTCGGCAGTCCGGCGTGATGGACCCTTGACgcccatcctcttcctccatgGCTTCGGCAGCACAAAGGAAGACTACGTCGACATTTCGCTTGAAAAACAGTTTGCCAATCGTCCATTTATAGCCTACGATACTCCCGGAACTGGAGAATCAACCATGTCGGATTTATCGCAGTTGTCTATGCCCCTCCTCGTCACCATCGCCGAGTCTGTCCTTGCCCACTTCAATGTCGGCCAATTCCACCTCGTCGGCCACTCCATGGGTGGTCTTGTTTCTACTTTGCTCGCGAAGAAGCATCAGCACTCTGTTCGcagcttcatcaacatcaagggcAATCTGGCACCAGAGGACTGCTTCCTCAGCCGTCAGATTCTAGACTACCCAGCTGATGAGCCGGAAACGTTTGTCGACGATTTCATCACCCGCACGCGCCAGTCACCACTGTACGGAAACGGCCTTTATGCATCTGCGTTCCGTGGGAGAGTGCAGACCGCAGCAGTACGGCCCACGTTCGAGTCCATGGTGGAATGTACGGACAGCGGCAACCTGTTGGAAGCGTTCGAGGGCTTCCCCTTTCCAAGAACATACATGTTCGGAGAGCAGTATGCTTCTTTGTCATATCTGCCAAGACTGGTTAGGGCTGGGGTTGAGTTGGCTGAGATCCCTCGGAGTGGCCATTTCGTCATGTACTCGAACCCCGTGGCCATGTGGGAACGGATTGCCCACTTTTTGAGCCGGGTCGAGCATTTTGATGGAAAAAAGGCTTCCAATTAG
- a CDS encoding Zn(2)-C6 fungal-type domain-containing protein yields the protein MERPQQVPKKTRTRSGCLNCRRKKRKCDEGRPACGTCRRRSEHCEWGLKITFRAENAQGLDGRHPSMRKMARRRPREFEILDVTSEVIRDYNAPSSLLELEDDDADASPMGRSIPTNVGSNARPTSLGHLNNAPGSYLTPPTVGSSPSSQRQTESAVADLLYFSQSGQTAQNHSRVAIDSALQVSMDIEYPYMEQIQAFTPGDMSEDGIFLPGSAYHELHSTLRNHLIQETRSVAPTRSTTPRLDVNSTQGSSTIAETDVTLQIPDFHPSTTPLLSEEEECALWKNYFDEIAPWLDKFDRDRHFQQILPTMTKNNDHLRYSMLALSARQLELKKTLPTDRSLALYQEAIHLLLPHLPTRGTAVIATCVILCVLEMLSCSPKAWQRHLDGCASLMEAVGINGFVGGTEQALFWCFARMDVCGGLISSVKTLIDVSHWASGSIEADVELFRNATDFEQWANYSVYLIAQVLDLLAPLPSHTLQAPARNDSEFRARWLQLWEYLHDWYQQRPAPLHPIMTIPSGKSPFPTILFSNPAAISGNQLHHTASILMLQNQPSGIRLSLPAKPRSILWHARQACGISLSNDHHGAWTNGIQPLWIAGRCMSHPSEHKAILELLERIERESGWSTRWRAEDLREFWGDLGD from the exons ATGGAGCGGCCTCAGCAGGTACCCAAGAAGACCCGGACGAGGTCAGGATGCCTCAACTGCCGccgaaagaagagaaaatgCGACGAGGGACGTCCAGCCTGCGGTACATGTCGCAGACGGAGCGAGCACTGCGAATGGGGACTCAAGATTACGTTTCGCGCCGAGAACGCACAGGGTCTGGATGGCCGACATCCGTCGATGCGCAAGATGGCCAGGAGACGGCCCAGGGAGTTTGAGATTCTCGACGTCACATCCGAGGTTATTCGCGATTACAATGCCCCGTCGTCGCTGCTAGAAttggaagatgacgacgctGATGCGAGTCCAATGG GCCGCTCAATACCGACAAACGTGGGATCAAATGCGAGACCTACAAGCTTGGGGCACTTGAACAATGCCCCGGGAAGCTATCTCACCCCACCTACGGTTGGGAGCTCGCCTTCGTCCCAGCGACAGACCGAGAGCGCTGTCGCAGACCTCCTTTACTTCAGCCAAAGTGGGCAAACTGCCCAAAACCACTCACGAGTCGCAATAGACTCTGCGCTTCAAGTCTCGATGGACATTGAGTATCCTTACATGGAACAGATACAGGCATTCACACCAGGAGACATGTCCGAGGATGGCATCTTTCTACCAGGCTCGGCATATCACGAACTTCATTCCACACTACGCAATCATCTAATACAGGAAACGAGATCTGTCGCCCCGACAAGGTCAACGACACCTCGGCTTGATGTCAATAGTACTCAAGGGAGCTCCACCATAGCCGAAACAGACGTCACTCTCCAGATACCCGatttccatccatccacaacACCACTCCTTtcagaagaggaggaatgcGCTCTCTGGAAGAACTACTTTGACGAGATTGCCCCTTGGCTGGACAAGTTCGACAGAGATCGACATTTCCAACAGATTCTCCCGACAATGACCAAAAATAACGATCACCTCCGATACTCGATGCTGGCCCTCTCGGCGCGACAGCTTGAGCTCAAAAAGACTCTCCCGACCGACCGAAGCCTCGCCCTCTACCAAGAAGCCATACACCTCCTACTCCCTCACCTGCCGACTCGAGGGACGGCCGTTATAGCTACATGCGTCATACTTTGCGTGTTGGAGATGCTTAGCTGCTCACCCAAAGCGTGGCAGAGGCACCTCGACGGATGCGCCAGTCTAATGGAGGCTGTAGGGATCAATGGCTTCGTTGGAGGCACTGAGCAGGCGCTCTTTTGGTGCTTTGCCCGGATGGACGTCTGTGGTGGACTAATATCGTCGGTGAAGACGCTCATAGACGTCTCCCACTGGGCTTCAGGGTCGATTGAAGCGGATGTCGAGCTCTTTCGAAACGCGACAGACTTTGAGCAGTGGGCAAATTATTCCGTCTACCTGATAGCCCAAGTCCTCGATCTTTTGGCCCCTCTCCCTTCACATACTCTTCAAGCACCAGCCCGCAACGATTCCGAGTTTCGCGCTCGCTGGCTTCAGCTTTGGGAGTATCTCCACGACTGGTATCAGCAACGACCAGCCCCATTGCACCCCATCATGACCATCCCCAGCGGCAAATCCCCCTTTCCAACTATTCTTTTCTCCAACCCCGCCGCCATTTCAGGCAACCAGCTTCATCACACAGCTTCAATCCTCATGCTCCAGAACCAGCCGTCGGGCATACGACTCAGTCTCCCCGCAAAGCCAAGGAGTATCCTATGGCACGCGCGACAGGCTTGCGGGATAAGCTTGTCTAACGACCACCACGGGGCATGGACAAACGGGATTCAGCCTTTGTGGATTGCTGGACGATGTATGAGTCATCCCAGCGAGCACAAGGCGATACTAGAGTTGTTGGAGAGGATCGAGAGGGAGAGCGGATGGAGCACGAGGTGGAGGGCAGAGGATCTAAGGGAGTTTTGGGGAGACTTGGGAGACTGA
- a CDS encoding AAA domain-containing protein, which translates to MSHGNSHDTRQRLHDEVYQEDSPSRQPVDLDSDEEMQAPGRKDTRLPGFGANPIIKTMYEDKTSGGVNQWTDESRGQISKEAADDQDSAAIKLFRIKDHGKVGFNGDYHWRICRVDVQNPLLVSALAPILKEENVHLDPRSVATFREPFRPLWFQQSKIVDLFCEKHDDPLEPFLKLFVDILNELFRALSAKTAKLRQSELTDFRTAWTLFPRDSSVYSYCVGSHILRKVDSIEYEGSRGNGRLVITCKAISFSGEGFYWSKGNLIIPEFAGNKPIRELGCYPFKFHNDKDSITERLTARGRKVLDLQGVAYRTYNGIAIYEADRGTLRQNVNGRILIDAWGYHDAEDQVINESEMLQKPDELVFMNEIISGFSLKIKLWCQFFVEDIQPMTWNCEAYSQLVLDEEKKDMVLSVVRSHNMTNGTSTAMEDVIADKGQGLLVLLSGPPGTGKTLMVEAIADRLRRPLYHLQADDLGTEVASLGAKFQRASKMASAWNAIILLDEADIFIARREPRDVERNGLVCALLRELEYFSGIIFFTSNLILRIDSAFNSRVSMHLVFSPLAREARKKIWHMFLDRLSQQRGRISEGGVSDESYDESYAMSLDDKDIAQLALWELDGREIKTAIQIVHTWCWNNNYAMTLARFEHGIRMVKPGARRSGEGGPALYSD; encoded by the exons ATGTCTCACGGCAACTCCCACGATACTCGCCAACGCCTGCATGACGAGGTCTATCAGGAGGATTCGCCTTCGCGCCAGCCCGTTGATCTCGATAGCGACGAGGAAATGCAAGCTCCCGGGAGGAAAGACACCAGGTTACCCGGTTTTGGTGCAAACCCCATCATAAAGACCATGTACGAAGACAAAACTTCAGGCGGCGTCAATCAATGGACAGACGAGTCCCGGGGACAGATCTCGAAAGAGGCTGCCGACGATCAGGACAGTGCCGCCATCAAGCTTTTCAGGATCAAGGACCATGGCAAGGTCGGGTTCAATGGCGATTATCACTGGAGAATCTGCCGTGTCGATGTGCAAAATCCTCTGCTGGTTTCTGCCCTCGCGCCCATCCTCAAAGAGGAGAACGTACACCTTGACCCTCGAAGCGTTGCCACTTTCAGGGAGCCCTTTCGCCCCCTTTGGTTTCAACAGAGTAAAATCGTGGATCTCTTCTGCGAAAAGCACGATGACCCGCTTGAGCCCTTCCTCAAGCTGTTTGTTGACATACTTAACGAACTATTCCGGGCCCTAAGTGCCAAGACGGCCAAGCTTCGCCAGAGTGAACTGACCGACTTTAGGACGGCCTGGACATTGTTTCCTCGCGACTCCAGTGTCTACAGCTACTGCGTGGGCTCCCATATTCTCAGAAAAGTTGATTCAATCGAGTACGAGGGGAGCCGAGGTAACGGCCGGCTTGTCATCACCTGCAAGGCCATTTCATTCTCCGGCGAGGGCTTCTACTGGAGCAAAGGGAATCTGATCATCCCGGAATTTGCTGGCAATAAACCTATTCGCGAACTCGGTTGCTATCCCTTTAAGTTCCACAACGACAAAGACTCGATCACGGAGCGTCTCACTGCGCGAGGCAGAAAGGTTCTTGACCTGCAGGGCGTCGCGTATCGTACCTACAATGGCATCGCCATATATGAGGCCGATCGTGGCACGCTGAGGCAAAATGTAAACGGCCGCATCCTAATCGACGCATGGGGCTATCACGA TGCCGAGGACCAAGTCATCAACGAGAGTGAGATGCTCCAGAAACCCGATGAACTTGTCTTCATGAACGAGATAATTAGTGGCTTTTCCCTGAAGATCAAACTGTGGT GCCAGTTCTTTGTCGAAGACATTCAGCCCATGACTTGGAACTGCGAGGCTTACTCACAACTCgtgcttgatgaggagaaaAAAGACATGGTTCTTTCCGTTGTTCGGAGTCACAACATGACTAACGGCACTTCAACGGCCATGGAAGATGTCATCGCTGACAAAGGACAAGGTCTTCTTGTTCTGCTCTCGGGCCCCCCTGGTACAGGCAAGACCCTGATGGTCGAAGCCATCGCAGATCGTCTCCGTCGGCCGCTATATCACCTGCAAGCCGATGACTTGGGCACCGAGGTCGCCTCCTTGGGTGCCAAATTCCAGCGTGCCTCGAAAATGGCATCGGCGTGGAACGCGATAATCCTGCTAGACGAGGCAGATATCTTCATTGCTCGGCGGGAGCCCCGCGATGTTGAGCGCAACGGGCTGGTCTGCGCCCTTCTTCGCGAGCTCGAGTACTTTAGCGGCATCATCTTTTTCACATCAAACTTGATTCTTCGTATCGATAGTGCGTTCAACAGCAGGGTCAGCATGCACCTCGTGTTCTCCCCTCTCGCGCGAGAGGCGCGGAAGAAAATCTGGCACATGTTTCTCGACCGTCTGTCGCAGCAGAGAGGACGTATCTCGGAGGGAGGGGTGTCGGACGAATCCTATGACGAATCCTACGCCATGTCGCTGGATGACAAGGACATCGCCCAGCTAGCTTTATGGGAGCTTGACGGCAGAGAGATCAAGACAGCCATCCAGATAGTCCATACCTGGTGCTGGAACAATAACTATGCCATGACGCTGGCCCGGTTTGAGCATGGAATCCGAATGGTGAAGCCAGGCGCCAGAAGGAGTGGAGAGGGGGGTCCGGCGTTGTACAGCGATTAA